In Vitis vinifera cultivar Pinot Noir 40024 chromosome 11, ASM3070453v1, a genomic segment contains:
- the LOC100247481 gene encoding uncharacterized protein LOC100247481 → MPKDRRDRSVSFDRYRASPFPCSSSRGKRSSPKKSSETEKEVKEWEDARCPVCMEHPHNAVLLLCSSNDKGCRPYMCDTSYRHSNCLDQFRKSFSESSSTVPLQEEMPPSDTQLSPMVTSEATDVDLHGERSEEGPFTMHTMSCENKTQPKLVCPLCRGQINGWTVVEPARHFMNAKSRSCACETCDFSGTYTDLRKHARLEHPLVRPSEADPERQRNWRRMERQRDLGDLLSTLQSSFGEERGDDSILPIDEGGWLTVFFLIRVFRPSSSSRSSSWSGTSRARAQLTIRRRSTRLWGESYEAESGSASRDEDNESSDGGSGPWRHARPQRRTTPDNEP, encoded by the coding sequence ATGCCAAAGGATAGAAGAGATCGGTCTGTGTCTTTTGATAGATACAGGGCATCTCCTTTCCCTTGTAGCTCCAGTCGTGGAAAACGATCTTCACCCAAAAAATCTTCAGAAACCGAGAAGGAAGTGAAAGAATGGGAAGATGCTAGGTGCCCTGTCTGCATGGAACATCCTCACAATGCTGTTCTTCTCTTGTGTTCTTCCAATGACAAGGGCTGTAGACCTTACATGTGTGACACCAGCTATCGCCACTCCAATTGTCTTGATCAGTTCCGCAAGTCATTTTCAGAATCCTCCTCAACAGTACCACTGCAAGAAGAAATGCCACCCTCAGACACACAGTTGTCCCCCATGGTGACTTCAGAAGCAACAGATGTCGATTTGCATGGAGAGAGGAGTGAGGAAGGTCCCTTCACCATGCATACCATGTCTTGTGAGAATAAGACCCAGCCCAAGCTGGTGTGCCCTCTCTGTCGGGGGCAGATTAATGGTTGGACTGTTGTGGAGCCTGCTCGTCATTTCATGAATGCTAAATCAAGAAGCTGTGCTTGTGAGACTTGTGATTTTAGTGGTACATATACGGATCTCAGGAAGCATGCAAGGCTAGAGCACCCCCTTGTGCGGCCATCAGAAGCTGACCCAGAACGGCAGCGTAACTGGAGAAGAATGGAGCGACAGAGGGATCTTGGAGATTTGCTTAGCACACTTCAATCTTCATTTGGAGAAGAAAGGGGTGATGACAGCATTCTTCCAATTGATGAAGGTGGTTGGCTGACTGTATTTTTCCTTATTAGAGTTTTCCGTCCTAGTTCTAGTTCAAGGAGCAGCAGCTGGTCTGGTACCTCCAGAGCCAGAGCTCAACTGACTATCAGAAGGAGGTCTACAAGACTCTGGGGGGAGAGCTATGAGGCAGAAAGTGGCTCTGCTTCCAGAGATGAGGATAACGAGTCTTCTGATGGTGGATCAGGTCCTTGGAGGCATGCCCGACCCCAGCGAAGGACAACACCAGACAACGAGCCATGA